A stretch of Babesia bigemina genome assembly Bbig001, chromosome : III DNA encodes these proteins:
- a CDS encoding pyridine nucleotide-disulphide oxidoreductase domain containing protein, putative has protein sequence MREVPVHGGRDLVLVTNVKGKFYCTGAKCPHFAASFLDGACTEEHVICPWHNAKFDIATGECVNGPCFDAIPSFKVEVDGDSLYAYLPPTPIADCVDKPHKCQDAKDKRVFVICGGGAAAHSAAETLRQEGFGGRILIYGDEKYLPYYRPHLTKRIESKSYDKVASEQALRPLAWYRANQVEYYGGKRVTSVNHEDNTITLDDGSTVKYDKVLVATGSVAAKLPMTRGMAPLSNHFTIRTVDDLRELVPQIKKDTKVVIVGANFIGCEMASSLKSTGANITVITDMAVPMSNIIGERGGSAIMKLMQNGGVNVLTSQQVKSYTIKGGRVTNVVTANATLDADVVIEGVGARVEMGLLKCAEVNRDGTINVDSSFRCKGCPDNVFAAGDIVTYPYHIDGSPISVKHWNVALQHGRVAAKNMLGGDAKMNMVPFFWSNFFRKGFRFAGVANGVEDIIYEGDLEKYKFVAYYIKASKVVAMLSMGMDNVGANMAEALDKGCAPSYASLKLGAENSETMLQCLRKRMQS, from the exons ATGCGCGAGGTGCCAGTTCATGGAG GCCGTGACCTCGTTCTAGTTACCAATGTCAAAGGAAAATTCTACTGCACTGGCGCCAAATGCCCACATTTCGCTGCATCATTCCTGGATG GTGCCTGCACTGAGGAACACGTGATATGTCCGTGGCACAATGCTAAGTTCGACATTGCCACTGGTGAATGCGTCAACG GACCATGTTTTGATGCTATTCCCAGCTTCAAAGTGGAGGTGGATGGAGACTCTCTCTACGCCTACCTGCCACCGACGCCCATCGCG GACTGCGTCGACAAACCACACAAATGTCAAGATGCTAAAGATAAAAGGGTTTTCGTAATCTGCGGAGGTGGTGCTGCCGCCCACTCAGCTGCGGAGACCCTGCGCCAGGAGGGTTTCGGCGGGCGTATCCTGATATACGGCGACGAGAAGTACCTGCCGTACTACAGGCCGCACCTCACAAAGCGCATTGAGTCCAAGAGTTACGACAAGGTAGCTTCggagcaggcgctgcggccTTTGGCGTGGTACCGAGCAAACCAGGTGGAGTACTACGGCGGCAAGCGTGTCACGAGTGTCAACCACGAAGACAACACAATCACACTGGATGACGGCTCAACGGTGAAGTACGATAAG GTGCTGGTTGCGACAGGTTCGGTAGCCGCGAAGCTGCCCATGACCCGGGGCATGGCGCCACTGTCTAATCATTTTACCATAAGGACCGTGGATGATCTTAGAGAGCTAGTCCCTCAGATTAAGAAGGATACTAAGGTTGTAATCGTCGGTGCTAACTTCATAGGCTGCGAAATGGCATCATCTCTGAAGAGCACAGGTGCCAACATCACAGTGATCACCGACATGGCTGTGCCGATGAGCAACATCATCGGTGAACGCGGAGGTTCGGCGATAATGAAGCTGATGCAGAACGGCGGTGTCAACGTTCTCACTAGTCAACAGGTGAAGAGTTATACCATCAAAGGGGGCCGCGTGACAAATGTGGTCACAGCGAATGCGACGTTGGATGCCGATGTAGTTATCGAGGGTGTTGGTGCGAGGGTAGAAATGGGGCTGCTTAAGTGTGCCGAGGTCAACAGAGATGGAACAATCAATGTGGACAGTTCGTTCAGATGCAAGGGATGCCCGGATAACGTATTTGCTGCTGGTGACATTGTCACATACCCATACCACATCGACG GCTCGCCAATTTCCGTTAAACACTGGAACGTCGCACTGCAACACGGCCGTGTAGCGGCTAAGAATATGCTGGGAGGTGACGCCAAGATGAACATGGTCCCTTTCTTCTGGTCCAACTTCTTTCGCAAGGGGTTCAG ATTCGCCGGAGTCGCCAACGGAGTGGAGGATATTATTTACGAGGGTGATCTTGAAAAATACAAGTTTGTTGCCTACTACATAAAGGCGTCGAAG GTGGTAGCGATGTTGTCTATGGGCATGGACAATGTCGGCGCCAATATGGCCGAGGCACTAGACAAGGGTTGCGCACCTTCTTACGCATCTCTGAAGCTCGGAGCGGAAAACTCGGAAACAATGCTGCAGTGCCTTCGTAAGCGAATGCAGTCATGA